A region from the Halomarina litorea genome encodes:
- the secF gene encoding protein translocase subunit SecF — protein MTRFEVPTVDYTRYSNRQLVAVPLAVLAVALAVIAGWYVLTGAPVTPGIAFTGGTELQIATDDSDAEIREAFTQRVPYEVESVQRAGDSYIVTFQATQNSEVREITNAADDAGYEVLAQQSRSPTFSSESQQQALIGIAVAFAGMSVLVFLLFRTFVPSIAVVASAFSDIVIPVALMNLFGIKLSLGTVAALLMLIGYSVDSDLLLNNHVLRRSGDFYDSTYRAMRTGVTMTLTSIAAMAVMTFVASPFVFGIPLLPEVGIILVFGLTADLMNTYLLNVSLLRYYKYEGIAK, from the coding sequence ATGACTCGATTCGAGGTACCGACTGTCGACTACACCCGGTACTCCAACCGCCAACTGGTGGCCGTCCCCCTGGCCGTGCTGGCGGTCGCACTCGCGGTCATCGCCGGGTGGTACGTCCTGACCGGTGCCCCCGTGACCCCGGGCATCGCCTTCACCGGCGGCACGGAGCTCCAGATCGCGACGGACGACTCGGACGCCGAGATTCGCGAGGCGTTCACCCAGCGCGTCCCCTACGAGGTGGAGTCGGTCCAGCGGGCCGGCGACTCCTACATCGTCACTTTCCAGGCGACGCAGAACAGCGAGGTGCGGGAGATAACGAACGCCGCGGACGACGCCGGCTACGAGGTACTCGCCCAGCAGTCGCGCTCGCCGACGTTCTCCTCGGAGTCCCAGCAACAGGCACTCATCGGTATCGCCGTTGCCTTCGCCGGGATGAGCGTCCTCGTCTTCCTGCTCTTTCGGACGTTCGTGCCGAGTATCGCCGTCGTCGCCAGCGCCTTCTCGGACATCGTCATCCCCGTCGCGCTGATGAACCTCTTCGGCATCAAGCTCAGCCTCGGGACGGTGGCGGCGCTGTTGATGCTCATCGGGTACTCCGTCGACTCGGACCTCCTGTTGAACAACCACGTCCTCCGGCGGTCGGGTGACTTCTACGACTCCACCTACCGCGCCATGCGCACGGGCGTGACGATGACGCTCACCTCAATCGCCGCGATGGCCGTGATGACGTTCGTCGCCTCGCCGTTCGTCTTCGGCATTCCCCTCCTCCCGGAGGTGGGCATCATCCTCGTGTTCGGCCTCACCGCCGACCTGATGAACACCTACCTGCTGAACGTGAGCCTGCTTCGCTACTACAAGTACGAGGGGATCGCGAAATGA
- a CDS encoding preprotein translocase subunit SecD, with the protein MNLRGNWRVVLLAVFVVLSGVALFAPTGGGAGGNATNDSAAVSTGPTNLQYGLELSGGTRLRAPLVGLTAEDVAVTPDNEQTVEETVADQLAVSSLDVQARPGATPSASGTVEVFNENVTEEEFVAALQAANLSATTENVRSGVTDQTMQTAVEVLDRKIRGAGGFSGGDAAVVTSATGESFVLVEVPGKSRSEVLDLVGDRGQVAVVAHFPDQNGSGYRNVLLFTQEGIADVQPVRQDSSGQPVVPIRLTESAAQEFSDAMRQYGFTGSQGVLNCQYERNPDDAGYCLFTVVGGGVVNNTVQGEIVYEASVAPSLAETINNGDFVKDPRFQTSAPNTSAAQNLRLNLQAGALPAELDVDSGTSYFLQPSLAQEFKTFSVVTGFFAVLAVAGVVFLRYRELGVAIPMLLTAAAEVFILLGFAAAVGLALDLSHIAGFIAVIGTGVDDLIIIADEILQEGEVRTGKVFESRFRKAFWVIGAAAATTIVAMSPLAVLSLGDLQGFALVTIVGVLIGVLVTRPAYGNILRNVVLD; encoded by the coding sequence GTGAACCTCAGAGGGAACTGGCGGGTCGTCCTGCTCGCCGTCTTCGTCGTCCTGAGCGGCGTCGCCCTGTTCGCCCCGACGGGCGGGGGCGCTGGCGGCAACGCGACGAACGACTCGGCGGCCGTCTCCACCGGCCCGACGAACCTCCAGTACGGTCTGGAACTCTCCGGCGGGACGCGCCTGCGGGCGCCGCTCGTGGGGCTGACCGCCGAGGACGTCGCGGTCACGCCCGACAACGAGCAGACCGTCGAGGAGACCGTCGCCGATCAACTGGCCGTCTCCTCGCTCGACGTGCAGGCCCGCCCCGGCGCGACCCCGTCGGCCAGCGGCACCGTCGAGGTGTTCAACGAGAACGTCACCGAAGAGGAGTTCGTCGCCGCCCTGCAGGCCGCGAACCTCTCGGCGACGACCGAGAACGTCCGGTCGGGCGTCACCGACCAGACCATGCAGACCGCCGTGGAGGTCCTGGACCGGAAGATACGCGGCGCGGGCGGGTTCTCCGGGGGTGACGCCGCCGTCGTCACGAGCGCGACCGGCGAGTCGTTCGTCCTCGTCGAGGTGCCCGGCAAGAGCCGGTCCGAGGTGCTCGACCTCGTCGGTGACCGGGGGCAGGTCGCCGTCGTCGCCCACTTCCCGGACCAGAACGGATCGGGCTACCGCAACGTCCTGCTGTTCACCCAGGAGGGCATCGCGGACGTCCAGCCGGTCCGACAGGACTCCTCCGGTCAGCCCGTCGTCCCCATCCGCCTCACCGAGAGCGCCGCACAGGAGTTCTCGGACGCGATGCGGCAGTACGGCTTCACGGGCTCCCAGGGCGTGCTCAACTGCCAGTACGAACGCAACCCCGACGACGCGGGCTACTGTCTGTTCACCGTCGTCGGCGGGGGCGTCGTCAACAACACCGTGCAGGGCGAAATCGTCTACGAGGCGAGCGTGGCCCCGAGTCTCGCCGAGACCATCAACAACGGCGACTTCGTGAAGGACCCGCGCTTCCAGACCAGTGCGCCCAACACGAGCGCGGCCCAGAACCTCCGCCTGAACCTGCAGGCGGGGGCGCTCCCCGCAGAACTCGACGTCGACAGCGGGACGTCGTACTTCCTCCAGCCCAGTCTGGCACAGGAGTTCAAGACGTTCTCGGTGGTGACGGGGTTCTTCGCGGTGCTGGCCGTCGCGGGCGTCGTCTTCCTTCGCTACCGCGAACTCGGCGTCGCCATCCCGATGTTGCTGACCGCCGCCGCCGAGGTGTTCATCCTCCTCGGGTTCGCGGCCGCCGTCGGCCTCGCCCTCGACCTCTCGCACATCGCGGGGTTCATCGCCGTCATCGGGACGGGGGTGGACGACCTCATCATCATCGCCGACGAGATTCTGCAGGAGGGAGAGGTGCGCACCGGGAAGGTGTTCGAGTCGCGCTTCCGCAAGGCGTTCTGGGTCATCGGTGCGGCCGCCGCGACGACCATCGTCGCCATGTCCCCGCTGGCCGTCCTCTCGCTGGGCGACCTGCAGGGGTTCGCGCTGGTCACCATCGTCGGCGTCCTCATCGGCGTCCTCGTCACCCGCCCGGCCTACGGGAACATCCTGCGGAACGTCGTGCTGGACTGA
- a CDS encoding helix-turn-helix domain-containing protein, with protein MTSNTTNGVAVLPAVPDDGQSTTRDGDGSGDRPVPTLAELRLPADRVALGAAFRREPALTCRIERVAAGRPDRPFTFAWLGGTDRQGIEEALAADPSVELRRMLAERDGQWLAHLAFDESVALVAAVVTGASGVVCAALAREGAWRLHLRFPSRDDVGATVSHLDRFGFEADLTHIREAGETDDLRLTEKQRETIEAAYRQGYFEVPRRVSLGELAEDLDVSHQALSERLRRAQQALMRFELADTPAPVETERA; from the coding sequence ATGACATCCAACACCACGAACGGCGTGGCGGTGTTGCCCGCCGTGCCCGACGACGGACAGTCGACGACGCGGGATGGTGACGGGTCCGGCGACCGGCCGGTCCCCACGCTGGCGGAACTCCGCCTCCCCGCAGACCGGGTCGCACTCGGGGCCGCGTTCCGCCGGGAACCCGCCCTGACGTGTCGCATCGAACGCGTCGCCGCCGGGCGGCCGGACCGGCCGTTCACGTTCGCGTGGCTCGGCGGGACCGACCGGCAGGGAATCGAGGAGGCGCTCGCGGCCGACCCGTCGGTCGAACTGCGCCGGATGCTCGCCGAACGCGACGGCCAGTGGCTCGCCCACCTCGCGTTCGACGAGTCGGTCGCGCTGGTGGCCGCAGTCGTCACCGGCGCGTCGGGCGTCGTGTGCGCGGCTCTCGCCCGCGAGGGCGCGTGGCGACTCCACCTCCGGTTTCCCTCCCGCGACGACGTAGGCGCGACCGTCTCCCACCTCGACCGCTTCGGCTTCGAGGCGGACCTGACGCACATCCGCGAGGCCGGCGAGACGGACGACCTCCGCCTGACGGAGAAACAGCGCGAGACCATCGAGGCGGCCTACCGGCAGGGGTACTTCGAGGTGCCCCGCCGGGTGTCGCTCGGCGAACTCGCCGAGGACCTCGACGTCTCCCATCAGGCGCTCTCCGAGCGACTCCGTCGGGCCCAGCAGGCGCTCATGCGCTTCGAACTGGCCGACACCCCGGCGCCCGTCGAGACGGAGCGGGCGTGA
- a CDS encoding tRNA pseudouridine(54/55) synthase Pus10, protein MDLHDVTERAVATGPVCDACLGRLVADRSFGLTNAERGKAMRVSFALATDDPYEPPTPEDCWVCEGECTRFEQFAERALAAMEGWEFRTYQVGTRVSPLLEENERFLREDAGLPEDAGEQLKSEFNREVGKRIGAATDAELDLERPDVLALIDLSTDDIDLQVNSAFVYGRYRKLERDIPQTKWPCSECGVSGMKRGQPCEACEGTGYRYGTSVEQLTAPVVLEAMNGEEAVFHGAGREDVDALMLDQGRPFVIEVKNPRRRLVDAASLEASINEFAEGRAEVEGLRLATHDMVERVKELDAEKTYRATVEFSDPVDDEAFQTALDDLRGATLEQRTPHRVDHRRADIVRTRTVYDIEGELEDDYHAVVELRGEGGLYVKELISSDDGRTDPSLAGLLGVDAEVTALDVLRVEGEDEPFERPEFFRDDASA, encoded by the coding sequence ATGGACCTGCACGACGTGACGGAACGGGCGGTGGCGACCGGCCCGGTCTGCGACGCCTGTCTCGGGCGACTGGTCGCCGACCGCAGTTTCGGCCTCACGAACGCCGAGCGCGGGAAGGCCATGCGCGTCTCGTTCGCGCTGGCGACGGACGACCCCTACGAACCGCCGACCCCCGAGGACTGCTGGGTCTGCGAGGGCGAGTGTACCCGCTTCGAGCAGTTCGCGGAGCGAGCGCTCGCGGCGATGGAGGGCTGGGAGTTCCGGACCTATCAGGTCGGAACGCGCGTCTCGCCCCTGCTGGAGGAGAACGAGCGCTTCCTCCGGGAGGACGCGGGCCTGCCCGAGGACGCCGGCGAGCAGTTGAAATCGGAGTTCAACCGCGAGGTCGGAAAGCGCATCGGGGCGGCGACGGACGCCGAACTCGACCTCGAACGCCCGGACGTGCTCGCGCTCATCGACCTCTCGACGGACGACATCGACCTGCAGGTCAACAGCGCGTTCGTCTACGGCCGGTACCGCAAACTCGAACGCGACATCCCCCAGACGAAGTGGCCCTGTTCGGAGTGCGGGGTGTCGGGGATGAAGCGCGGCCAGCCCTGCGAGGCCTGCGAGGGGACCGGCTACCGCTACGGGACGAGCGTCGAACAACTCACGGCCCCCGTCGTCCTCGAGGCGATGAACGGCGAGGAGGCCGTCTTCCACGGCGCGGGCCGCGAGGACGTCGACGCCCTGATGCTCGACCAGGGGCGTCCGTTCGTCATCGAGGTCAAGAACCCGCGGCGCCGTCTCGTCGATGCCGCGTCGCTGGAGGCGTCCATCAACGAGTTCGCCGAGGGGCGCGCCGAGGTGGAGGGCCTGCGGCTCGCGACCCACGACATGGTCGAGCGGGTGAAGGAACTCGACGCCGAGAAGACCTACCGCGCCACCGTCGAGTTCTCGGACCCGGTCGACGACGAGGCGTTCCAGACCGCCCTCGACGACCTGCGGGGGGCGACGCTCGAACAGCGCACGCCCCACCGCGTCGACCACCGGCGGGCGGACATCGTGCGCACCCGGACCGTCTACGACATCGAGGGGGAACTGGAGGACGACTATCACGCCGTCGTCGAACTGCGCGGCGAGGGCGGCCTCTACGTGAAGGAACTCATCAGCAGCGACGACGGGCGCACCGACCCCTCGCTGGCGGGACTGCTCGGCGTCGACGCCGAGGTGACCGCGCTCGACGTCCTGCGCGTCGAGGGCGAGGACGAACCGTTCGAGCGCCCGGAGTTCTTCCGCGACGATGCGTCGGCCTGA
- a CDS encoding ArsR/SmtB family transcription factor, protein MTDGEHLEDAFSLLANETRLRIIEAIGDASGGGEYAVLSHRTLRDALGVRDTGNLNYHLRQLRDRFVERVDEGYQLTIPGIRVYQAILSGSFGPDHHQVPPAPVDEECLRCAERMCVRYEGARYYLGCEACGWTHTRYPLPPNAFDPEDPESLWLAGRRQAQCALRTFVSGICPYCSGPVRSDFIDESHTEGLNDDTFAHLECTHCHWYHHTPMVSLALHYPVVRTFHERRGVSTDPYPGVFDGDAECEVLSRDPWRVAVTYDLADDSLRVVVDGTLDVVDRFFSEHVSSI, encoded by the coding sequence GTGACCGACGGGGAGCACCTGGAGGACGCGTTCTCGCTTCTCGCCAACGAGACGCGACTCCGAATCATCGAGGCCATCGGCGACGCCAGCGGCGGCGGCGAGTACGCGGTGCTGTCCCACCGGACGCTCCGCGACGCACTCGGGGTCCGCGACACCGGGAACCTGAACTACCACCTCCGGCAGTTGCGCGACCGGTTCGTCGAACGGGTCGACGAGGGGTACCAGCTCACGATTCCGGGAATCCGCGTCTACCAGGCCATCCTCTCGGGGTCGTTCGGGCCCGACCACCACCAGGTCCCGCCCGCGCCCGTCGACGAGGAGTGCCTCCGATGCGCCGAGCGGATGTGCGTCCGCTACGAGGGCGCGCGCTACTACCTCGGGTGCGAGGCGTGCGGGTGGACGCACACCCGGTATCCGCTCCCGCCGAACGCCTTCGATCCCGAGGACCCCGAGAGCCTGTGGCTGGCCGGCAGGCGACAGGCACAGTGCGCCCTCCGGACGTTCGTCAGTGGCATCTGCCCGTACTGCTCGGGACCGGTGCGTTCCGACTTCATCGACGAGAGTCACACCGAGGGGCTGAACGACGACACCTTCGCCCACCTGGAGTGTACCCACTGCCACTGGTACCACCACACCCCGATGGTGTCCCTCGCGCTTCACTACCCGGTGGTGCGGACGTTCCACGAACGCCGCGGAGTTTCCACCGACCCGTACCCCGGTGTCTTCGACGGCGACGCCGAGTGCGAAGTTCTGTCCCGCGACCCGTGGCGCGTCGCCGTCACGTACGACCTCGCGGACGACTCGCTCCGGGTGGTCGTCGACGGTACCCTCGACGTCGTCGACCGGTTCTTCTCCGAACATGTCAGTTCAATTTGA
- the hpt gene encoding hypoxanthine/guanine phosphoribosyltransferase yields MPDLTRLKASLRSAPVVDRDGYDYMVHPVTDGIPRVEPDLLREVARALATVADLEGVDYLVTPEAMGIHHATALSLETDLPFVVVRKRSYGLDGEVAVHQTTGYGEDELYLNGVEAGDRVCVVDDMLSTGGTLAAVCTALGEAGAEVVDVVTVLRRDDGIPDLPVDPSSLLRVEVVDGEVRIEE; encoded by the coding sequence ATGCCGGACCTCACGCGACTCAAGGCCTCGCTCCGTTCTGCACCCGTCGTGGACCGCGACGGGTACGACTACATGGTCCACCCCGTCACCGACGGCATCCCGCGCGTCGAACCCGACTTGCTGCGGGAGGTGGCACGCGCCCTCGCGACGGTGGCTGACCTCGAGGGCGTGGACTACCTCGTCACGCCCGAGGCGATGGGCATCCACCACGCGACGGCGCTCTCGCTGGAGACGGACCTCCCGTTCGTCGTCGTCAGGAAGCGCTCGTACGGCCTCGACGGGGAGGTGGCCGTCCACCAGACGACCGGCTACGGCGAGGACGAACTCTACCTCAACGGGGTCGAGGCGGGCGACCGGGTGTGCGTCGTCGACGACATGCTCTCGACGGGCGGGACGCTCGCGGCGGTCTGTACCGCACTCGGGGAGGCCGGCGCGGAGGTGGTGGACGTGGTGACGGTCCTCAGACGCGACGACGGTATCCCCGACCTCCCGGTCGACCCCTCCTCACTCCTCCGGGTCGAGGTGGTGGACGGCGAGGTCCGAATCGAGGAGTGA
- a CDS encoding HalOD1 output domain-containing protein, which translates to MSTDDAGTRRHDTHQRSLTIEIVRALAAEHGCRPEALRPRLYEAIDPDALEALFAPCGDGTPRAPGCVVFEIGSFEVTVEGDRNVSVASAE; encoded by the coding sequence ATGAGCACCGACGACGCGGGCACACGACGACACGACACACACCAGCGGTCGCTCACCATCGAGATCGTTCGCGCCCTCGCCGCCGAACACGGCTGCCGACCCGAGGCCCTCCGGCCACGACTGTACGAGGCGATCGACCCCGACGCACTCGAAGCGCTGTTCGCCCCCTGCGGCGACGGCACGCCGCGGGCGCCTGGCTGCGTCGTCTTCGAGATTGGGTCGTTCGAGGTCACCGTCGAGGGCGACCGGAACGTCTCCGTGGCGTCGGCCGAGTAG
- a CDS encoding helix-turn-helix domain-containing protein encodes MQYLDLTVRYPPSWRHPMHRYLDDAPDAERSRMLAWNLSAGDLTHALFHVVADREPYVAALDGVDSVERYDVTALDDGSFYVFVRERTGERLARFAAAFAGLDLVIVPPLTYLPGGRLRFEVVGEAGALRSVVEGVPDPLRADVERVGEYDHADAGAASLTGRQRAALDAGLEVGYYDVPRTGGVDDVAAALGCAPSTASDHLRKAEAALVRRARAEE; translated from the coding sequence ATGCAGTATCTCGACCTGACGGTACGCTACCCGCCCTCGTGGCGCCACCCGATGCACCGGTATCTGGACGACGCGCCCGACGCCGAGCGGTCGCGGATGCTCGCGTGGAACCTCTCGGCGGGCGACCTGACCCACGCCCTGTTCCACGTCGTGGCCGACCGGGAGCCCTACGTCGCCGCCCTCGACGGGGTGGACTCCGTCGAGCGCTACGACGTGACGGCGCTCGACGACGGGTCGTTCTACGTCTTCGTCCGCGAACGGACCGGCGAGCGCCTGGCGCGGTTCGCGGCGGCGTTCGCGGGCCTCGACCTCGTCATCGTCCCGCCGCTGACCTACCTGCCGGGCGGTCGCCTGCGCTTCGAGGTGGTCGGCGAGGCGGGGGCGCTCCGGTCGGTGGTCGAGGGGGTCCCCGACCCCCTCCGGGCGGACGTGGAACGCGTCGGCGAGTACGACCACGCAGACGCGGGGGCGGCGAGCCTCACCGGGCGCCAGCGGGCGGCGCTCGACGCGGGCCTCGAAGTGGGGTACTACGACGTGCCGCGGACGGGCGGCGTCGACGACGTGGCCGCGGCACTCGGCTGTGCGCCCTCGACGGCCTCGGACCACTTGCGGAAGGCGGAGGCGGCGCTGGTCAGGCGAGCACGCGCCGAAGAATGA
- a CDS encoding cytochrome P450 yields MRPTEPASAGADEPRVWQSRTAPTCGSPAAPRDSPSSEAPSRWSVVSLPQWVVHHDERWFDAPLEFRPERWATWDGPEYAYFPFSGGPRHCIGMRFARTELRLLVATLARRFRVESLTDAPLDLVATANAVPDGPVGVRLHER; encoded by the coding sequence GTGCGTCCGACAGAACCGGCAAGCGCGGGGGCGGACGAGCCTCGGGTATGGCAGTCACGAACGGCGCCGACCTGCGGGTCCCCAGCGGCCCCGCGGGACTCCCCCTCCTCGGAAGCGCCCTCTCGCTGGAGCGTCGTCTCCCTGCCGCAGTGGGTCGTCCACCACGACGAACGCTGGTTCGACGCGCCCCTGGAGTTCCGGCCCGAGCGCTGGGCGACGTGGGACGGCCCGGAGTACGCCTACTTCCCGTTCTCGGGCGGCCCGCGCCACTGCATCGGGATGCGCTTCGCCCGGACGGAGCTACGCCTCCTCGTGGCGACCCTCGCCCGGCGGTTCCGGGTCGAGTCGCTCACCGACGCGCCACTCGACCTCGTGGCGACGGCCAACGCCGTCCCGGACGGCCCCGTCGGGGTTCGCCTGCACGAGCGCTGA
- the rnhB gene encoding ribonuclease HII, translating into MEFGVDEAGKGPVLGPMVAACVYGPGAALPEDVDDSKRLAPDRRERLAALLRDHPDVSTGVARVPTARIDDPGTDMNSLTVTAHAAAIADAAVPDGCEGLADAADVDEARFARRVAGALDGAVTVRAVHRADESSALVGAASVVAKVERDAALTRLAADYEGYDLGSGYPSDPATRSFLREYVRDTGDLPACARTSWKTSRDVLAAAEQSALDSF; encoded by the coding sequence ATGGAGTTCGGCGTCGACGAGGCGGGGAAGGGACCGGTGCTCGGGCCGATGGTCGCCGCCTGCGTCTACGGTCCCGGGGCGGCGCTCCCTGAGGACGTGGACGACTCGAAACGGCTCGCCCCCGACCGCCGGGAGCGACTGGCCGCCCTCCTCCGGGACCACCCCGACGTGTCGACGGGCGTCGCCCGCGTCCCGACGGCGCGCATCGACGACCCCGGGACAGACATGAACTCGCTGACGGTGACGGCCCACGCCGCCGCCATCGCCGACGCCGCGGTTCCCGACGGGTGCGAGGGCCTCGCGGACGCGGCGGACGTCGACGAGGCCCGGTTCGCCCGTCGCGTCGCGGGTGCGCTGGACGGGGCGGTGACGGTGCGGGCGGTCCACCGCGCCGACGAGTCCTCGGCGCTGGTGGGGGCGGCGAGCGTCGTCGCGAAGGTGGAACGCGACGCCGCCCTCACCCGCCTCGCCGCCGACTACGAGGGGTACGACCTCGGGTCGGGCTACCCGAGCGACCCCGCGACCCGGTCGTTCCTCCGGGAGTACGTCCGCGATACGGGCGATCTCCCCGCGTGCGCGCGCACCTCGTGGAAGACCAGTCGGGACGTCCTCGCGGCCGCGGAGCAGTCCGCTCTCGACTCCTTCTGA